The nucleotide sequence acaccAATCtgcaaactgtagatctgaaggggagggaacaaggaaatatgagcacagagtggagcttgttgtgtttgagagcaggaagaagagggagggctTATCAAGCGCTGATTCATTCCAGGTAGAGGAGCAGTTTTAAAGGGTTACTGGCTGCTTTTCATTTGGCTAACATGGCTCCTCGCCTCCCTCACTCACGTCTCAGCTCCTCCCAGTGAGGACGGAGGGATTTAATTCACCAAAAGTGACTTCCTCACTCACTCTGGTGTTATTTTGAGGAGACGGCAATGACGCACAGCATCTCCactgtcaaatatgaagaaGTCAGCTATTAAGTAACGgtttaaactctaaagtttaaatttaaaatttatgTACAATTGATtaacagtttaaactgttacttaataatttctacatattgatagctgtaaggaaaacagctgataactgctccaatgttttatcatttgattatagatctacAGCAGCGTCtggctgtcacagaataagacactAATAGACAAGTCTCATGTTATTACATGGTGTTAGGGTAATAAACCCATGTAACAAcatggaagagaaacaacagcacacaaatatatcaatacaaacatgaaactaatatttaaaacaaagacaagttcacattttcatctgaagaagCATCTGTGAAGGTAAAAGACGTTATCATGAGCAGcgatagcctccatggataaaaacacacaggaaatatgacatttaaagaaactcaaaacattaaaagaacaacaaatgaaaagaaaaagtgttgataatcctagtttgattgacagctgatctctgtgcagttcagaaacaccacagcaatgaGAAAAATGATATTAATGATGAGAAATGACGAATCAGTTtccaaaatagttggcgattaattgtCTGacacgactaatcgattaatagaCTAATCAGTGCAGCTCTAAATAAAAGGAACAGTAATTTATAAGATTTAACCGGATATAACCGAAATAACCCAGTAGCAAGTAGTATTGAAACTGGCCATTtttgttacataggtggcgctagagagcacattttggcactttggggtaaattttttccttttttttcaaatttttcaccagacctgatgtgcgtgacaaatttggtgagtttttgagcatgtttagggggtcaaatttagggtttaagtggcgtaataataaagaaagacacaaagaaacaaacacacaaaagaccTCTGCCTTTTGGACTCGGTCCctaataaatattgttaattgcAGTGGTTTTACAGTAGagtgtttactgtgtttacaCATTTACTGTGAATCACTCGGTTGACTTTCTTGCAGACGTCTCTGTGCTAATGGGAACGTTTGTGTTTGTATCCCAGAATCCTCCAGGTTTGCCCGGCATCGCAGTGTCCTGGCTCGTGTGCGTTCTGCACGGCAGCAGATTTGTCATCGACGGGCACAACTACGGCTACACCATCATGTCCCTGAGCCACGGATCCACACACCCGGTGGTCCGCCTGGCAAAGTGGTCAGTAAACCAAGACTGTCTGTGGTTGTTATCTTGAGTCTCAGAGTATTTATCGATTATAGGAAATACATTCTTTGTTGTATAATTTCTGGCTTTCTGATGTATTTAAGGGGCCTAAAAGATTTGCTGCTGACTCTGTTCTGGTCGTCTTTCAGGTACGAACACTTCTTCGGCCCTCTGGCCTCTCACAACCTGTGTGTTACAAACGCCATGAAGGACGACTTGCAGAAAAACTGGGGCATCAagtatgattttgtttttcacttatCATGTTGTGCAGCTATGTACAACAACATTTAATAATTACAGCAAATTTCAGAGCAATCTGTTGAGATATCCTCCTCTGGACCAAAGAGTGGCACCAACAGACCGACCACCGTCAATGAAAACACTCTGGACCAAAAACATAAAGGACATAAAGCCCTTCAAAATGTCTGAATTATTCAGGAGATTCTGTCGGAGCAGACGGGACGGTGAGGTGAAGGAATCTGTGATTTCTCTACCtgaacaaaaacctttttttccttccagcACTTGAATGTATAGAAACACTTTGATATGATatacatttgtaaataaaatctttattgTGCTACAGACAGTGATGTACTGAGTACTGCACTTATGTTCCATCTCACGGCtcattttatagatttatattttacacataaaacagtcattttataAAAATGCTGTTATAGATGAGACCACTGGTCTACCCTCAGGATCCAGATGTTCCCTTTGACACACTGACTAATTTAAAATCCACTCAGTACATTTCCATCCATCCGTTCTACCTGTCAGTGGATTCAAACTCACAAGTGATTACAATAATTCACAAGTATTTTTATAACAGAATCAGAGGTGTAGTGATGTGTTTAGTGAGGAGGTAGAGAGGGAGGCGTCTCCATCAGTGTGTTGATTAGTGCtgagatcctttactgaagtaagaGAAGCAATACTGTGATATAAATATACTCATTACAAGTAACTGCAGTGAAAATGTCACATCGGTTAAGTAAAAGCACATAAGTATTAGGCCAGTGTACCCAGTAACACCACTGAGCAGAACCTTTAAATAGGCCCAATACAAAGAGGGAAATACTACAGCAGTGTactgctgccaccatgacaaaaaatatttgctcTGGTTATGAGAAACTTTCCTCGTTTTAACAAATTCCCTTCTACATTATTACaagatattttttatgttatccTGACATATTTCCTTATTATTACTAGATAccaaattattcagtttttacagtAAACCTTTCTTATTATATCACAGAACTTCTGATATTTCACAAGCCAAATAATTGCCTAAAGAGACAATATTTTAGCCTACATCAGTTAGAAAAAGTGATAATTGCTGGTTTATATGGTATCACAgtcagagcagacggtcacactgagcctgattgcatcctgctacacagactctgaacaacagcccacattagctttcctgctaaagtctccttattatctaacttacaaaca is from Thunnus maccoyii chromosome 18, fThuMac1.1, whole genome shotgun sequence and encodes:
- the LOC121884548 gene encoding chitobiosyldiphosphodolichol beta-mannosyltransferase-like, whose amino-acid sequence is MGTFVFVSQNPPGLPGIAVSWLVCVLHGSRFVIDGHNYGYTIMSLSHGSTHPVVRLAKWYEHFFGPLASHNLCVTNAMKDDLQKNWGIKYDFVFHLSCCAAMYNNI